DNA from Chitinophaga pendula:
TGGCACGCTACACAACCCGACGATCATACCCTCGTCTTTCACTACCTGTCCAAAGATGGAGAAGAAGGATATCCGGGCAACCTCGATATCACCATGACCTACTCCCTCTCCGACAGCAACCAGTTCCGGATCGACTATAAAGCCTCCACCGACAAGGCGACCGTCATCAATCTCACCCATCACTCTTTCTTTAACCTGAAAGGTGCCGGCAATGGCAATGTCCTCGATCACGTCGTTACCATCAATGCCAGCCGGTTTACCCCGGTAGATGCCGGACTGATACCTACCGGCCAACTGGCCCCGGTAAAAGGAACACCCATGGACTTTACCTCACCGACACCCATCGGACAACGCGTAGAAGACAAATTTGAACAACTTAAACTGGGTAAAGGATATGACCACAACTGGGTGCTCGACAAGAAAGGAACAGCACTGTCCCTGGCAGCTACAGTAAGCGAACCGGAAAGCGGCCGCCAGATGGAAGTATGGACAACAGAACCCGGTGTACAGTTCTACGGGGGCAACTTTATGACCGGAAAAGATATAGGCAAACAGGGCAAAGCATACGCCTATAGGGGCGCTTTCTGCTTCGAAACACAACACTTCCCGGATTCTCCCAATCAACCGGCATTCCCGTCCGTAGTATTGGAGCCCGGGTCTACCTATCAGCAGACCTGTATCTACAAATTTGGCGTGAAGACAAACTAAACATCACCATCGTTATTACAGTGGCCGTATGTCAAAGCCCCTTAAACAGGGTCTCCATGGCAGCGGCCACTTGCTTTTCCAGCTGTGTAGGCTTATTAGGGATCACATCAGCCACCACCCCTTCCCACAGCATTTGCTGCTTCACCCGATCCACCAGGTGCACCGATACCGTCCCCTCATTATACCGCCCTACAGGCACCTCCCGGCTCTGCCAGGAATACCGCCGCTGTCCCATATAACGGGGCGCATCCGTCATAAAATCAGTCTGCCGCGTTTGTACCCGCTCCTTGTTCACAATACCGATATTCACCAGCAAATCCGGCTGATCCGCCACCTGCCGCAATCCACGCCGCTCCAGCTGCAAAGCAATGTTTTTACGCAATGCGGCTATCCCCGTATGATACACCTCACTGCTTACACTGTCGCCACTGGCCTCCACTTCATAAAAACCGAAGGTCTTATAGCTTGACAACTGGAAAGGCGCTGCTGCCTCCCGCTTTAATACCCGCGTACTGCTGCAGGCCACCAGGACGAAGAGCGAAATAAAGAGTAGAAAATGGTGAAGACTTCGCATGACAGAAGGTTTTAAAAGATATATAGGTAATTACCCCGAACCATCGTTAAAAGAACAGCTCCGCCGCAATACAATCTGCAAAAAGTTTACCAGCTGCAGTCAATACCAGCGTATCCCCAAGCTGTATCATCCATTCCTTTTGGATAAAGGTCCGGGCGCCGGTTGCCAGTTGTACCCGCCGCTCCTCGCCAAACCGCGCTGACACCAGCGATAGATCACAGCCTTTGGACGTCCGTAGGGACGTCATGATATACTCATTCAGCATAATATCCGGGGTCAGCACCTCCGCCTCAAAAGGAACGATACCTTGCTGAATACTTTTGATGTACAAAGCATTATTGGCAACATTCCATTGCCTGGAATGCTGGTCGAAAGAGTGGGCAGAGGGCCCCAGGCCCAGGTACGCATTGCCATTCCAGTAGCTGCTGTTATGCCTGGAATGCCAGCCTGGCAACGCAAAATTGGAGATCTCATAGTGCTCGTATCCCGCCGCCTGCAACTGCTGCAAAAGCATTTCAAAATGCCGGGCCGCCTTATCCGGGTCTACCGCCTCCATTTTTTTCTTCTTGATGAACTGGTCCAGGGCAGTACCAGGTTCTACCGTAAGCGCATAACACGACAAATGAGGTACCTCCAACGCAATGGCCTGGGCAATATTCGCCAGCCAGCCTTCATCACTAAGCGTAGGCCCTCCATAGATGAGGTCGATGGAGATATTCCGGAATCCTGCTGCCTGGGCCGCCTGTATACAGGTAAGCGCCTGCTGACTATCATGTGCCCGGTGCATCCAGCGCAGGTCTGCCTCATGAAAAGACTGTATGCCGATGCTCAGCCGGTTAATGCCAATAGCACGCAACGCCTGTAACTGCTCCGCCGACAGGTCGTCCGGATTGGCTTCCAGCGTGATCTCCGTATTGGGAAGGATATCAAAAGTGTCGTATATTTTTTCCAGTAGTTGCTGCAGATCAGCTATAGGTAAGATACTGGGAGTACCGCCGCCAAAATAAATGGTACCCACCGGCTGCCCTTGCAGATACGCTTTTTGCAGGTCGATTTCCTGAAGCAATGCCGCCACCAGTGCGTTCCGCTGCCCCAGGGAAGTGGAGAAATGAAAATTACAATAGTAACAAGCTTGTTTGCAAAAAGGTATGTGTAAGTAAATGCCGGTCATTACCGCAAAGATACTGCTGATCCACCACTCCCCGTACACCGGGTATCGCCCGTCCCAAATACCCTGCAGCTGCTGCTGCCACCGGCTTTAACGCCAATTCCTTCCCTTCTGCTCAAAAATCTGAACGGGGAGCAGGCATTTTAGTTATTTTTGCGACAATTGTCATAAAAATTCATCTTGGTGAGAAACTGGTTATCGCTGTTATTCATCCTTTTACAACTGCATGTATTCGCACAGACAGACAGTTCCGCCAATAAGGCGCCCGTAAGAAGAGCAACACCAGCTCCGACAACTACCCGCCCACGCCCCGACACTGCCAGGGCCAGCGCAGCCAACACTGTCGCTCCCCGTACAGCCGCTCCCCGTACAGCCCCTCCCCGTCCGGCCACCGACTCCACCCGCCGTCTCCGGGATACTACCCGGTTAAAGGCCGATTCCCTCCTAGCCCTTACTGACACCGCATCGCAGCCGGCTAAAGTACCTTTGAAACAGGTATCTGCGTACGACACGTTCATGAAGGAGCTGGCACAAAAAAACATATACCTGCAGCCAGGAAATAAAACAAGATATTACGACCTCAACAAAATGCGACCATTCAGAGATATGGACTGGCTCGTATACACAGTCGCCGGGGTCCTGCTCCTGCTGGGCGTAGTACGACTCGTTTACCTGAAGTTCTTTTCCGATCTGTTCCGCGCGTTCCTGAACCCTACCCTAAGCCAGCGGCAGCTCAAAGATCAGCTGTCACAATCACCCCTGCCGAACTTCGTGCTCAATGTATTCTTCGCGATCAGCATGGGACTTTACCTGTACCTCATCATGTACCGGCAACAATACGCCCCCAACGCCGACGCCTGGATACTCATCCCCGGTCTCGTGATCCTGGTGGCAGTCATCTATAGCCTCAAATACGTTGTGCTGCGCTTCTGTGGTTGGTTATTCGGCAGCGCCGAACTGGCGGACGCTTACATATTTATTCTTTATCTAATCAACAAAGTATTAGGGATTTTACTGGCGCCTTTCCTCGTATTGGTGGCCTTCTGTGAACCAGAAATTGCGCGGGCTTTCATGTATATATCAATTTTCTTTATAGTATTACTGGCTGCCTACAGATATATAAGATCATATTCCGTTGTCAGACAGTATCTATCTTTTAGCAAATTGCATTTTTTTCTTTACCTTTGCGCATTCGAAGTAGCGCCCGTATTAATTTTAACGAAGGTGCTACTGATTTGGTTAACTGGTAATCCCTGATTACTGCCTATTGTTAACACAAGAGCAAAAAATGTATGATAAAAGGCGGGCCAAAAAAAGATTTGCAAGTCAAACAAGTTCAGTCGATCCTTATTTCCCAACCGAAGCCTGAAACAGAGAAATCCCCTTATTTCGATCTGGCCAGAAAGTTCAATGTCAAACTGGACTTCTTCCCTTTCATACGGGTAGAAGGTCTCCCTGCCAAAGACTTCCGGAAACAAAAAGTGGATATCCTCAACTACACGGCAGTGATCTTTACCAGCAGAAACTCAGTAGATCACTTCTTTAGGGTTTGCGAGGAAATGAAGATCAAGGTGTCGCAGGATTGCAAATACTTCTG
Protein-coding regions in this window:
- a CDS encoding aldose epimerase family protein — encoded protein: MKRFLTLFILATAGMAACGPGGQQTKNNPTDSMQTNNDSSAISKLVPAAAFDSTINGQPVKLYYLKSKGGVEMAVTNYGAKVVALLAPDKQGHLEDVVLGYDNLARYLNTTERYYGGVVGRYGNRIAKGKFTLGDKTYTLAVNNGENHLHGGVNGYNAVVWHATQPDDHTLVFHYLSKDGEEGYPGNLDITMTYSLSDSNQFRIDYKASTDKATVINLTHHSFFNLKGAGNGNVLDHVVTINASRFTPVDAGLIPTGQLAPVKGTPMDFTSPTPIGQRVEDKFEQLKLGKGYDHNWVLDKKGTALSLAATVSEPESGRQMEVWTTEPGVQFYGGNFMTGKDIGKQGKAYAYRGAFCFETQHFPDSPNQPAFPSVVLEPGSTYQQTCIYKFGVKTN
- a CDS encoding DUF4136 domain-containing protein; this encodes MRSLHHFLLFISLFVLVACSSTRVLKREAAAPFQLSSYKTFGFYEVEASGDSVSSEVYHTGIAALRKNIALQLERRGLRQVADQPDLLVNIGIVNKERVQTRQTDFMTDAPRYMGQRRYSWQSREVPVGRYNEGTVSVHLVDRVKQQMLWEGVVADVIPNKPTQLEKQVAAAMETLFKGL
- the hemW gene encoding radical SAM family heme chaperone HemW; translated protein: MTGIYLHIPFCKQACYYCNFHFSTSLGQRNALVAALLQEIDLQKAYLQGQPVGTIYFGGGTPSILPIADLQQLLEKIYDTFDILPNTEITLEANPDDLSAEQLQALRAIGINRLSIGIQSFHEADLRWMHRAHDSQQALTCIQAAQAAGFRNISIDLIYGGPTLSDEGWLANIAQAIALEVPHLSCYALTVEPGTALDQFIKKKKMEAVDPDKAARHFEMLLQQLQAAGYEHYEISNFALPGWHSRHNSSYWNGNAYLGLGPSAHSFDQHSRQWNVANNALYIKSIQQGIVPFEAEVLTPDIMLNEYIMTSLRTSKGCDLSLVSARFGEERRVQLATGARTFIQKEWMIQLGDTLVLTAAGKLFADCIAAELFF
- a CDS encoding DUF4271 domain-containing protein; its protein translation is MRNWLSLLFILLQLHVFAQTDSSANKAPVRRATPAPTTTRPRPDTARASAANTVAPRTAAPRTAPPRPATDSTRRLRDTTRLKADSLLALTDTASQPAKVPLKQVSAYDTFMKELAQKNIYLQPGNKTRYYDLNKMRPFRDMDWLVYTVAGVLLLLGVVRLVYLKFFSDLFRAFLNPTLSQRQLKDQLSQSPLPNFVLNVFFAISMGLYLYLIMYRQQYAPNADAWILIPGLVILVAVIYSLKYVVLRFCGWLFGSAELADAYIFILYLINKVLGILLAPFLVLVAFCEPEIARAFMYISIFFIVLLAAYRYIRSYSVVRQYLSFSKLHFFLYLCAFEVAPVLILTKVLLIWLTGNP